One genomic window of Ruminococcus gauvreauii includes the following:
- a CDS encoding EamA family transporter, which translates to MGKTKDYVQLHLNILLFSLTGIFSKLASIQYNKEGLTSVWLYVFLFLMIADCGIYAIAWQKVIKKFTLSTAYANKSVYLIWSQVWAVLIFRENLTVNNIIGMLIVFIGVMVVQRYE; encoded by the coding sequence ATGGGAAAAACAAAGGATTACGTACAGCTGCACCTGAATATTCTGCTGTTTTCTTTGACGGGGATTTTTTCGAAGCTGGCTTCTATCCAGTATAATAAGGAAGGACTTACCTCCGTCTGGCTCTATGTGTTTCTGTTTTTAATGATCGCCGACTGTGGGATCTATGCCATAGCCTGGCAGAAAGTGATAAAAAAGTTTACGCTGTCGACGGCTTACGCGAATAAAAGCGTGTATCTGATCTGGTCACAGGTCTGGGCAGTTCTGATATTCAGAGAGAACCTGACGGTGAACAACATAATCGGTATGCTGATCGTATTTATCGGAGTGATGGTGGTGCAGAGATATGAATAG
- a CDS encoding EamA family transporter yields the protein MNRMYMLLMFAGTFFTAFSQILLKLSAGKTYRHPIYEYLNWRVMLAYGLFFGVLLLNTYAYTRVDMKYGAVIDSFAYVFVLLMSWLILKEKITKGKLIGNMIIIAGIIIYTI from the coding sequence ATGAATAGAATGTATATGCTGCTGATGTTTGCGGGAACATTTTTTACGGCTTTCTCGCAGATACTGCTGAAATTAAGTGCCGGGAAAACTTACCGGCATCCAATATATGAGTACCTGAACTGGCGGGTTATGCTGGCTTACGGCCTGTTTTTTGGCGTACTGCTGCTCAATACCTATGCTTATACAAGGGTGGACATGAAGTACGGAGCCGTGATCGACTCCTTTGCTTATGTGTTCGTACTGCTGATGTCCTGGCTGATTCTGAAGGAAAAGATCACGAAGGGGAAACTGATCGGAAACATGATCATTATAGCAGGAATCATTATTTATACGATTTAG
- the rffA gene encoding dTDP-4-amino-4,6-dideoxygalactose transaminase, whose protein sequence is MIEFNRAPYVGTETQYMQKAIENGKLCGDGPFTRECSDWMKRHYHTKEVLLTTSCTHALEMAAYLADIQPGDEVIMPSYTFVSTADAFVLRGARIVFVDIRPDTMNLDENKIEDAVTEKTKAIVPVHYAGVACAMDEILEIAGTYHLKVIEDAAQGVHAAYKGRALGTIGDFGCYSFHETKNYTMGEGGALLFQDETYLEKAEILREKGTNRSKFFRGQIDKYTWVDYGSSYLPSDMNAAYLYAQLEAADSINEKRHAIYDFYHANLKELEDAGYIERPFVPDYAEHNAHMYYLKVQDETVRRALIQNLKEQGILSVFHYVPLHTSPAGRKYGRFCGEDIHTTRESERLMRLPMFYNLSMDEAAVVVEAIRNFFK, encoded by the coding sequence ATGATAGAATTTAACAGGGCCCCTTATGTGGGGACCGAGACACAATATATGCAAAAAGCGATCGAAAACGGAAAACTCTGCGGGGACGGACCGTTTACCAGAGAATGTTCAGACTGGATGAAGAGACATTATCATACGAAAGAAGTGCTGCTCACCACCTCGTGCACCCACGCACTGGAGATGGCAGCGTACCTGGCGGACATCCAGCCGGGGGATGAGGTGATCATGCCGTCCTATACGTTCGTATCGACGGCCGATGCGTTCGTGCTCCGGGGAGCCAGGATCGTGTTCGTTGATATCCGGCCGGACACCATGAATCTTGATGAAAATAAGATCGAAGATGCGGTCACGGAGAAGACGAAGGCTATCGTGCCGGTACACTATGCCGGTGTGGCATGCGCAATGGATGAAATCCTGGAGATTGCCGGGACGTATCATCTGAAGGTGATCGAGGATGCGGCGCAGGGAGTTCATGCCGCCTATAAAGGGCGCGCCCTCGGTACGATCGGCGATTTCGGCTGCTACAGCTTTCATGAGACGAAAAATTATACGATGGGAGAAGGCGGCGCCCTGCTGTTTCAGGATGAAACGTATCTTGAGAAAGCGGAGATCCTGAGAGAGAAGGGGACAAACCGCAGCAAATTCTTCCGCGGACAGATAGACAAGTACACCTGGGTGGATTACGGGTCTTCTTACCTGCCAAGCGATATGAATGCTGCCTATCTGTACGCACAACTGGAGGCCGCGGATAGCATTAATGAAAAAAGGCACGCGATCTATGACTTTTACCATGCAAACCTGAAAGAACTGGAGGATGCAGGATATATTGAACGGCCGTTTGTCCCCGACTATGCCGAACACAATGCCCATATGTATTATCTGAAGGTTCAGGATGAGACTGTCCGCCGGGCATTGATTCAAAACCTCAAAGAGCAGGGGATATTAAGCGTGTTCCACTATGTACCGCTTCACACCTCTCCGGCAGGGCGGAAATATGGACGCTTCTGCGGCGAGGATATCCATACGACGAGGGAAAGCGAACGGCTGATGCGGCTGCCTATGTTTTATAACCTGTCCATGGATGAAGCGGCAGTGGTCGTGGAAGCAATCAGAAATTTTTTCAAGTAA
- a CDS encoding glycosyltransferase family 2 protein produces the protein MGQWVNYLKKIRPYNIQKGIRYLKHYGVKEFMVRLSERMEPDEVPYGPWFEKHRIDPGELKKQREDRWNKEKPLISVVVPAYRTPKLFLEQMIDSVREQSYDNWELCIANGSPGEEEMGQVLRQYQALDKRIRVCSLEKNLGIAENTNAAFAMASGDFVGLLDHDDLLAPDALYEVAKAVTEFEDTDVVYTDEDKVTTDLTEHFQPHFKPDFSIDLLRSNNYITHFFVVRRTIVEEAGGFRKEYDGAQDYDFIFRCTETARRICHVPKVLYHWRTHRASTADNPASKLYAFEAGKRAIEGNLKRCGADATVTHTKDFGFYRVTYAVKEQPLVSVIIPNKDHADVLKKCLDSVRKKTSYTNYEIIIAENNSVEQETFSYYRELEQERDVKIVAWQGEFNYSAINNFAVRASSGDYLLFLNNDVEVISDCWMEELLGNCQREEVGIAGAKLYYPDDTIQHAGTVIGIGGIAGHAFLNMPRSRTGYMHKASIQLNVSAVTAACMMMKRSVFEQLGGFEERLTVAFNDVDLCLRTVKAGYLIVYDPWAELYHYESKSRGAEDSEEKVRRFQTEIEFMRNRWIGLLKDGDPYYNRNLTLSKWNYSLRA, from the coding sequence ATGGGCCAGTGGGTGAATTATTTAAAGAAAATACGGCCTTATAACATACAAAAAGGTATCCGATACCTGAAGCACTATGGCGTGAAAGAGTTCATGGTGCGTCTCTCAGAACGGATGGAGCCGGATGAAGTTCCGTACGGTCCTTGGTTCGAAAAGCACAGGATCGATCCCGGGGAACTGAAAAAACAAAGAGAGGACAGATGGAATAAAGAGAAACCTCTGATCAGTGTTGTGGTGCCGGCTTACCGGACTCCGAAACTCTTTCTGGAACAGATGATCGATTCTGTCAGGGAACAGTCCTATGATAACTGGGAACTGTGCATCGCAAACGGGAGTCCCGGGGAAGAGGAAATGGGACAGGTGCTGCGGCAGTATCAGGCACTTGATAAGAGAATCCGGGTATGCAGTCTTGAGAAGAATCTCGGAATTGCCGAGAATACGAATGCGGCATTTGCCATGGCGTCGGGGGACTTTGTCGGTCTGCTGGACCACGATGATCTGCTTGCACCGGATGCACTGTATGAGGTTGCGAAGGCGGTCACAGAGTTTGAGGATACGGATGTGGTGTATACGGATGAAGACAAGGTGACGACGGATCTGACAGAACATTTTCAGCCTCACTTCAAACCGGATTTCAGCATCGACCTGCTGCGCTCCAATAACTATATCACGCATTTTTTTGTGGTGAGAAGGACGATCGTGGAAGAAGCAGGGGGATTTCGAAAAGAATATGACGGTGCGCAGGATTATGATTTTATTTTCCGGTGCACGGAGACAGCGCGCAGGATCTGCCACGTGCCGAAGGTGCTCTATCACTGGAGAACACACAGGGCCTCGACGGCGGACAACCCCGCAAGCAAACTGTATGCATTTGAGGCGGGGAAGCGTGCAATCGAGGGAAACCTGAAACGCTGCGGGGCAGACGCCACGGTAACGCACACGAAGGATTTCGGATTTTACCGCGTCACGTATGCGGTAAAGGAACAGCCGCTGGTATCTGTCATCATTCCAAACAAAGATCATGCGGACGTATTGAAAAAATGTCTGGATTCTGTAAGAAAAAAAACGTCATATACGAATTATGAAATCATAATTGCAGAGAATAACAGTGTGGAGCAGGAGACATTTTCCTATTATCGTGAACTGGAACAGGAACGGGATGTAAAAATTGTTGCCTGGCAGGGAGAATTTAATTATTCTGCGATCAACAATTTTGCAGTCAGGGCTTCTTCCGGTGATTACCTGCTGTTCCTCAACAATGACGTCGAGGTGATCTCAGACTGCTGGATGGAGGAACTGCTCGGGAACTGCCAGAGAGAAGAAGTTGGCATCGCGGGTGCGAAGCTTTACTATCCGGATGACACCATTCAGCATGCCGGGACAGTCATTGGGATCGGCGGCATTGCGGGTCATGCGTTTTTGAATATGCCGCGTTCCCGTACCGGTTATATGCATAAGGCTTCGATACAGCTCAACGTGAGCGCCGTGACGGCTGCCTGTATGATGATGAAGAGAAGTGTGTTTGAGCAGCTCGGAGGATTTGAGGAGAGGCTGACGGTAGCATTCAATGACGTGGACCTGTGTCTTCGGACCGTCAAAGCCGGATATCTAATCGTCTATGATCCGTGGGCGGAGCTTTACCATTACGAGTCGAAATCCCGGGGAGCCGAGGACAGCGAGGAAAAAGTAAGACGTTTCCAGACGGAAATCGAGTTTATGAGAAACCGCTGGATCGGACTTTTAAAGGACGGGGATCCTTACTATAACAGAAACCTGACGCTGTCCAAGTGGAATTATTCACTGCGGGCATGA